The DNA sequence CCAGCGCGATGACGCCGCCGCCGAGCGGACCGATGGAGCCGAAGAGGGAGACGGCGATGAGGGCGACGATACACGACCCGGTCGCTCCGGCCAGTTCGCCCTGCCACGTCACGCCGCCGTCGGTGCCGGGGTCGACCCGCCGCCACGTCGTGATGAGTCGGGGGTTGTCGAACACGCCGCCGATTTCGCTCGACAGGGTGTCGCTCATGGCGGCCGCGATACTTCCCGCGAACGCGTAGAGGAAGACGCTTTTCGTGACCGGCAGCCAGTCGCTGGCGGCGAACGCGAGTACCGCGACCAGCGCCACCGCGGCGTTGCCGAGGACGTTACCGCCGCCGCGAGCGCCTTCGTTGGCCTCCGCGACGCCGTTTTTACGTTTCTGTTCGTATTTGAACTTCGTGGACAGTCCCCCCAGCGCGAAGAAGGAGATGAGGACGGCGAACCACGGGTAGCCCCCGAGGACGATGGTGAGCAACGCGAGGAGGATGCCGGTGAGCATGCCGGTGACGGACGCCGTGTCGAGCGCCCACGAGACGTAGCCGAAGCCGACCGTGATGGCGATGGCGAGGATGATGTCCCACTTCGTCACCGTCATCGTGAGGTCGGTGAACAGCCACAGCAGGACCGCGACCGAAAACATCACTACCGGATCGTCCCGCTCGAAGAGCACCGAGCGGAGCAACCCCGCCAATAGCGCACCGCTCGCTGCGAGAAAAACCAGTTCCGGAACCTTCGGGCCGATTGGGTTCCCCTGAATACCCCGGACGATCATTTGCGCGAAAACAGCGGCGACGAAGCCGCCGGTGGTGAACCCGGCGGTCGCGGCGATGGTCGCGCTGCTCCGCGTTCGAACGACCTGTTCCGTGAGGTTCCCGTACGCGAGCAGACAGACCGCCGCGACGAAGACGCTCGTCGGCAACCCGACGAGCATGACGAGCATGGCGAGCGCGGCAGTTGCAAAGGAGAACGCGGCCAATCCGCGCAGGCGTCCCTCGTTCCGGTCGCTCGGCCGCGCGAAGAGGTCGAACAACGTCCCTTCGTCGAGGACGAGCGCGACTGCACCGATTGCGGCGAACAACGCCGCTACGGCCGCCACCAGCACCGACGCGGCGAGCGAGAGCGTCGCAACCCCTGCGAACGCCGCCGCCCGCCGAATGCTCGAAGTCACGAGTTTCGTTTTCGCGGAGGGCCACTTAATATTCTCGAAGGAAGCGAACGGCGCGGGGCGTGACGTTTATGCGTCGATGGTGGTTACTCCGTTCCAGTGGGACTCTACGACCAGTACCTCACGGCCCGCGTTCGCCGTCAGAACGCCGACCCGCCGAGCGATATCGCCGTCGTCATCACGGAACGCGACTTGCTGGAACAAGGCGCGTACGAAACGCTCGAATCGTTCCTCCAGTGGGCGTTCGACTACGGCGCGGAACGCATCACGGTCTACGTGAGCGTGCTGGATTCCGGCGCAGTACCGACCCTTCAACGCGAACTCGAAAACGTCCGCGCACCGCGAGAAATCGCCGTCCGCGGCCCCGAAGACCTCACCCCCGCCGACGCGCCGATCCAAGTGAGCATCGGCCTCGGCGGCAAACACGAATTCGCGGAAGCAGTGCGTGCGGTCGCGGAGGACGTGGAGGCCGGGACGGTCTCGGCCGACGAGGTCGGCGAGGAGGAGATCGAATCCCGATTGGTGTTCCCGGCCGACCCCGACCTCGTCATCAAAACCGGCGCGGAACGCCTTTCGGACTTCATGATCTGGCAGTCGGTGTACTCCGAACTGTACTTCACCGACGTGAACTGGCGCGACTTCCGCAAGCGTGACTACCTGCGGGCGATTCTGGATTACAAGAACCGACAGCGGCGGTTCGGCCGGTAGGAATCCCGGTTTTGCGAAGCGTTCCGACTCACATCCCGAGAACGGTTTTTCGAACGACGATATCCGAAATCTTTTGTTCTCTATTTAACATAATCGCCTATGGACGACACACGAGCAAGACGACTCGCGCGGTATCTGTCGGTATTGTTGGTTCTGCTCGGCGCGGTCTTCGTCGGGTTCAGCGTCCTCACCGACGATAGTGTGGACATCGTTCTCGGCGTCGTCGTCGTCCTCTCCGGCGTCATTTCCCTTCGGTTCTTCCGGGTTGCCGACTCCGATATCGAGTTCGATCTCACCGAGTTCCCCTCGTTCGTCGTGAACGTCTTCCAGTTGGTACTGGTGCTCGTGGTCTTCGTACTTCTCGCCTACTTGATAGACGATCTGGAGAACGTCGTCCGACTGTTCGACACCGGAGTCCCATCGTTGACGTTCGTCGCCGTCGTTGGAATCCTCATCGGCCTCGTGCTCGGCGGGGCCGTTCCCGTTCTCATGCAACGAATCGACGCTATCGGGAAGGAGATGAGCGATTCCCGTTCCGCTCGAACCGTCGGCTTCTCGTTCACGTTCGGGACGTTCGTTCTCTTACTCGTTCTGCAACCCGCCGCGAGCACGCTGTATGGCATCGCGTACACCGTGAGCCGAATCGGCGTTCTCGTCGGGACGTACGCCCTGCCACGATTGTAACCGCCGATTCGTGTTCGTCCCGGTGTCGTGTTCGGATTCGTGAACGAACCGTTCCCACGGTAGGCACCGTGTGACTCCGCGGCGCATCACGCTTCGACTTCGAAGGGACCGATTACTCCCTGAAACGCGGTTGTAGACTTCCTCTACCCCCGCAACCGTGAAATAGCGCACCGCTGTGACTCCGACTGGGATGGGAACGCCGAGCGACAGGACTACGAGACGGTCGTACCTCCGAGCGGCCGGTGTCGCCCTCGCGGCGACGATTGCGGGATGTGACACGAACTCCGGGCGGAGCAAGGAGTCGGTCGTCGGTCCATATCGCGACCGGTTCGAGGAAGTCGTCGACGTCGGTTCGTTGGACGTGGACGACACGGGTACCGAACCCGTCGATGCGGCGGTCAGTCGGGCGCTACGGGACGGAAGATTGCTTTACTTCCCGCCCGGAACATACCGACTTTCGAACCTCGATTGCTCCCGTCACTCGAACTGTGGACTCGTCGGAAACGACGCCACGTTCCGCGTTCCGTCGGGGAACCAGGGGAACTGGCTGTACGGTGAACCGGTTCGGAACTTCGTGCTCGACGGGTTCACCTTCGACTACACGAAGCCCGATGCCTCCCCGGTCGTCGCGTTCTCGGTCGCCGGTTCCCGGAACGTCCTGCGAAACCTTCGGTTCGAGGGTGACCACGGAACGTCCTCCCGGAGCGGTCTCGAACTGGAGGTGCCCGAGCGGTCGGCGTCCCTGCTCGTCGAACGGGTTCACATGCGAGGTGGATCACGGGGCGGAAACGCGATTTTCACGCACACGGGAGAGGGTTCGCTACGGTTCGTCGATTGTCAGGTCGAACACTGGACCGAAGGCCTCTACGCGTCCCCCCACTCCGGCCCGCTGCTCGTTCGGGGCGGGACGTACGCGAACAACGGCATCGACCAGATACGCATCGGTGGGGGAACGAGCGGTGCGCGCGTCGAAAACGCGACCGTCCGAATCGATAACCCGCGGAATCCGGAGGCGAAACCGAACATGCGCGGGATTTGGATGGAGGAGGGAACGAACGCGGAAATCGACAACTGTACCGTCGAGATTACGGACTTGAGTGGAACGTACAGTTCCGGCGGTGTCGTCGTGGGAAAGCAGTTCGGCACCGCACGAATCACGAACACCACGATTCAGACCAACTACAGCGTCCCGGCCGTCAACGTCCGCTCTCCGGCCACCGAATACGACCCGGCCACGATGCCGAGCATGCAAGCACTGCCATCGAACCACGGCGTCGCCTGTGAGAACCTCTCGATTTACGGCGCGGCCCCGGACGGAACCGCCATTCTGCTCACTGGACGGGACGGCTGTCGGTTTTCGGGGGTTTCCGTCCAACACCACTTCGGCAGTCGGGACGGAATCACGATAGAGAACGGCCGACGGACGACGCTCAACGACGTTCGTTTCCGCGTGAGCGGCACGCCGATAGTGGCCGACTCGACGCCGATAACGAGGAACGTCGAGACGGGCGGAATCGGATCGCTCTCGAAGTTGGGCGATTCATTGCTCGATACCCTGTAACGGTGTCCGAATCGAAAAACGGGTCGTCAGAAATCGTCCGTCTACTCTGTCGTTCGTCGCTCTTCCCCGCTCTCGATCTCCTCCATCGAAACGCTGTCGGGAACGTACTCCTTGAACTTCCGGAGGACCGAGCGCGCTTCGTCCAGTTCGACACCGCCGACGGCGCGCACGAGCGCGAGCGCGCGCTGGACTTTCGCCTGCCGGAACGACTGTTCGCGGGATTCGTACGTTCGGACCGCGCGCAGGAAGTCGATCTTCGAGAATTCGGGCCAGTACGGCGTACAGAAGAAGACGGCCGCCTCGTTACCGTTGGCGTGCCACGGGAGGAAGTTGCTGGTTCGCTCGTCCCCGCCGGTTCGGATGATGAGGTCAACGTCGCGGAGCGGACGGTCGTAGAGTCTGGACTCGATGGTTTCGACGGAGATGTCGTCGGGGTCGAGGGTCCCCGATTCGACTTCGTGGGCCACGTCGCGGGCCGCACGAAGGAGTTCGTTCCGGCCGCCGTACGCCAGCGCGATGTTGAGGACGAAGTTGTCGTACTCTCCGGTTCGTCGCTCGGCGTAGTCGATGGCCTCCCTGACGCGCTCGGGGAGTCGTGGAACGTCTCCGATGGCGCGGATGCAGACGCCGCTGTCGTGAACGCGCTCGGCGTCGGCGAACTCGTACAGTTTGTCCTCAAGCAGGTCGAACAAGGACTCGTTCTCCTGTTCGGGCCGCTCGAAGTTCTCGGTGGAGAACGTGTACAGCGTCAGTTCCTCGACACCGATGTCGTCACACCAGTCGAGGACGCGCTCGGTCGTCTTCGCCCCTTCTCGATGACCGTCCGACGCCTCGTCGCCCTGCTTGCTGGCGTAGCGCCTGTTGCCGTCCTGAATGACCGCCACGTGCGTCGGCGCACCGGAAACGCTGCGTTGTAACTGCCGTTCGTACGCCGTTTCCAACTGTCGCCGAAGCCGCGTCAACATCGTCTTGTTCGTTTCCACTCACCCGACGGGTATCAGCCTTGTCCTCTTGGGGTCGTGCGGGCTGTTCACTCATCTCATTGGCAGTTGCATAGCTTTTTAAGTATGGAATTACTTTGGTAAAACGCAATGGCGAAAGGTACGGTTGACTTCTTCAACGACACCGGTGGCTACGGCTTTATCGACACAGAGGACTCTGACGAAGACGTTTTCTTCCACATGGAAGACGTCGGTGGCCCTGACCTCGAAGAGGGGCAAGAAGTCGAATTCGACATCGAACAGGCTGACAAAGGACCGCGCGCGACGAACGTCCAGCGCCTGTAAACGGCATCAGTAGTAACTGATTCTCGCGGGAGTTGACGCTGCCGCGCGAAAACAACGATTTTTGAGCCACGGTGACAACCGTAGGCCGTATAACCCGGGACGCGTATCCGTGAATATGGACAGTGCCATCGACGATGACCTGTATCAGCGGACACTGAAACTGCTCGAACCCGGAGAGATACAACTCAACGGGGCTATCGTTCACACCGACCTCGGTAGCGACGAGGACATCGAGATGCACCAAGCGTCGGTGGATATCGGTGACGTCATCGCGGAACACGCGGGTCACGACCCGCGCGACACCTACGTCTACTCCGGGACCGACGACACGGACTTCGCGTCGAACCAGCACCAAGGGCTCACCCTCGACGGCGAGGAGTTCGTCTGGGAGTGCCAACAACTGCTTCGGAACGGCACGTTCGATATGGTGTTCTACTACGAGGCGAGCGCCGACCAGGAGGCGATCCTGGCGGGCATCCGCAACCTCGGTTTCGAAGTCACGGGCGTCGAAGGGTAGATATTCGTGCCGACTTAGAAGGCTTTACGTACGTTCCTTTCTAATCACGTGATAAGACCGTCGGAGTGTTTCGTATGAACTGTGTATCTTCTATTCACCGGGGGCAGAACCAGTGACACCGAGTACCGGCGTCATCTCTGGTATCCGCATCTCCCACGACCGGGCCAGCCTCGATGACGTGGCGGCTGCCTGCCACGACGACCAGCAGGACACCGTCGCTGCGCTCGCCGCGCAATCCGAGGTATCGGAGGCGTTCGTGTTGCAGACGTGCAACCGATTCGAGGCGTACGTCGTCACCGGCGCACCGGCGACGGGCCGAGCGGTGCTCGCCGATTTCGTTCCCGGGGTGAACGAGATGGCCGTCGAGATGAGCCACGAGGAGAGCCTTCGACACCTCCTCCGCGTCGCCGCGGGATTGGAATCGCTCGTCCTCGGCGAGGACCAGATCATCGGGCAGGTGCGCGACGCCTACACCTCGGCACAGACCATCGGTGCGGTCGGCCCGACGTTGGAGGAGGCGCTGACGAAGGCGCTTCACGTCGGCGAACGCGCCCGGACCGAGACGGCGATCAACGAAGGGGTCGTCTCGGTCGGCAGTGCCGCCGTGGCGCTCGCAACCGACCAGTCGGGATTGGACGACGCGACCGCTCTCGTCGTCGGCGCGGGCGAGATGGGGACCATTGCGGCCCACGCCTTCGCCGATTCGGACGTCGAGACGCTCATCGTCGCCAACCGCTCGATCGAACGCGCCGAAACCGTTGCCGAAGCCGTGAACCTGACAGATACCCGCGCCGTCGGATTGGACGCGCTCCCGGCCTGCCTGTCGCACGCGGACGTCGTCGTCACCGCGACCGGAAGCGACGGACACGTCCTCGACGCGACCCTGCTCGACGACTGTGGCGAGACCTTGGTCGTGGACATCGCCCAACCACGTGACGTGTCCCCGGCCGTCTCGGCACTCGACGGAATCACCGTCCACGATATGCAGGCGCTCGAATCCGTGACGGACGAGACCCGCGCGCGACGACGCGCCGCCGCCGAATCGGTCGAGGCGATGGTTGACCGTGAGTTCGAGAACCTGCTCGAACAGTACAAACGAAAGCGGGCCGACGAGGTCATCGCCGGGATGTACGAGGGTGCAGAACGGGTCAAGGAGCGCGAACTGCAGACCGCGCTCTCGCGCCTCGAAGCCAAAGGATTGGACGAGGAGCAACGGGCCATCGTGGAATCGATGGCCGACGCGCTGATCTCCCAGATGCTCGCACCCCCAACGAAAAGCCTCCGCGACGCCGCCGCGAACGACGACTGGACGACCATCAACACCGCGCTCCAACTGTTCGACCCCGAGTTCCGCGACGAAGCGCCCGCGTTCGTCACCGAACACCTCGAATCGACGGCCGACGACTGAAGTATCGCGGGTTTTCACAGCCGCCGGAAACGCACAGAGGATTTTTTCTCTCGAATCAGCAGGCGACACAACCGCCGGAAACGGCCGGTGACACAACCACTAGAATCGGCCGACTACACAACCGCTAATCACTAGCATCTCTCCGGAAAATCTCCGATTTTCCGGGCCGACGAACCCCCGAAGTGGGGTGAGGAAGGCTTTTGGTCCAGATTTTGCCAGGGAGCGCGGCGACGCCGCGCTCCCGCAGCAAAAGGTGGGCGAGTGGCTTTATTTACACCCCTGCCGTGAGGCGACGTATGGCAAGCTTGCTCTCGGATGACGAGGTGGAGAATCGAAAACCGAGCGACTGGGAGCGTGACGGTGACGAAATCGTTCGCACCTACGAGTTCGACGACTACTTGGACGGCGTCGCGTTCGCATCCGAAGTCGGGGAGGTCGCCGAGGAGGAGTTCCATCATCCCGAGATGATAATCGGCTACAAGGAAGTCGAGGTTCGGTTGACCAGCCACGAGGAGGGTGGAATTACGGATCAAGACGTCGAGATGGCCGAGCGCTTCGACGACCTGCGTTGATGGACGCGCGTTACGTGTTCGCGGTTCGGTTCCGCCTCGAACCGGACGTTTCTGGAGTCTCGCTCGAACCCCAAGAGTTCGAAACGCGGCTCTTTCGTCGTGCCGACCCGCCCGGTGAGGACGGGTGGCGGTTCTTCCGGGACAACCTCTGGCGGGGGGACGTCGGCGACGAACGCTACTTCAGGAAGTTGACGAGCGAGGCGCTCGGCGTCCCCGTGACGAGCGTCGAGTACCGCGCCTTCGAAACCGACGAGGAGTACTACGACGCGCTAAAGGCGGAAATCGCGGCGGATTTGGCGACGTTCAAGGCGGATTCGGTGTCGGAAGTGATATCGAAATACCTCGGGAGTTCGGTCGAAGTCGAACGCTAATCGACAGACCCTTTCCCGCGACGGACCGACCACCGACCATGAGCACGATTCGGGTCGTCTGGGGAACCGCGAGCGGACCGACGAAGATGTCGTCGTACGACGCCGCACTGGCCGAAGCCAACGTCCACAACTACAATCTCGTCTCGGTGTCGTCGGTCATCCCCGCCGACACGCCGGTCGAAGCGGTCGGAACCGCGCCCGACCTCGGCCCTGCCGGAAACCGTCTGACCGTCGTGGAAGCGCGGGCGACGCGCCCGGGTCCGGGTCACGTCTCCGCCGGACTCGGATGGAGCGAAAGCGACGGTGCAGGACTGTTCTACGAGGCGTCCGGCGACACCGACGCGACGGAAATCGAGGAACGGGTCCGCGCCGGATTGGAAGCGGGCCGTGCCCTGCGCGACTGGGAGTTCTCCAACGAGACGACGAAGGTCGTCACCGCGGACGCCGAATCGGGGACGTACGTCACCGCCGTCGTTCTCGCGGTGTACGGACGGAGCGAGCCGATTTGTTAGTTTCCGGGGGCGACGGGTTTATACCGTGCTCTAACTTATCAGAGGGTAGTTGACCGCATGAATGGAAATACTCCCTACGCTGGCATTCCCGACGTGACGCAGGCCGGACAGCGTGCGTCCGTGGATGTCGAAGAACTCACTCCAAAACAGCGCCGCCTTCTGCGGGACAGCGTCTCCGATATCGCCACTTTGACCCGTAAATATCTCCCCGAAGAGTACATCATCGGCTCGCAGGTGACGAACAGTATGACCGGGCCGCAGGCGTCGGTGTCGGTGCAACCGCCCGTCGGTCACATCGTCAGCGCCGGGTTCGAACCGGAACGAGACGAACTCGACGACGAAGAACTCATCGGCGAGGAAGAACGCGACGAAGTCGCTCGCGGCCTCGCGGCCAGTGCCGCGCTGCAAGTGAAACAGGCCATCGAGGACCAAGTCACACCGACCGCCCGCTAGGCGGCCGGTTGAACATCGCGTCGCCGAGCACGAGCGCCGACACGATTCCTGCAGCAGTTATTCCTGCGTGAGACGGAACCGGAAGGAGGACTTCAGCGACCGCTCCGACGAGCAACACGACCGGCAAGGCGAACAGAACGATGTCGTAGTACGAAATCGACCAGCGAGCGATACGACTCTGGAACTTTTCCTGTATACTCACTATGCATCCCTCCGGGAGAGTGTATTACTGCCGAAAACTAAAACGTAACTCTTTGGACGAAATCGGCCGTGTTGAACCCTTACTTGCCCCAGAACGGATCGCGCTTTCGCTGTTTGTCGAGGTACATCTGCAACGCTTCGAGTTCGTCGGCCGGGATGTCGTCCGAGAGTTCCTGTTCCAAAATCTTGGCGTGTTTCTCGGGAAGTTCGATCCACAACTCGTCGCCCTCGTCTATCTGCCTGCCGACGGTCGGCCCGTCGATGGCGACGCTGACTCGGCTTCCGGCGCGCGCTTCGTCCACGTCCTCGCCCTGTTCTTGGATGCCTTTGATGCTACCGACGCGTTTCGGCTCGTTGGCTTCGAACTTGGCGACGAAGGAGTTGTTCCGTACGGTCCCCGACATGACTTCCACGCCGACGACGGCGGGGTCGTTCTGTCGGAAGACGTGGTCTTCGAGGATGCGGAAGCGGGCCGGGCGGGTGATGTTGTCGAGGACGGTCTGTTGTTGGGCACGCTCCATCTCGTCCACGTACTCCTCGTACTCCTCGATGAGTTGGTAGATCACGTCGCTGTCGAACATCCGAACGTCCCGCTGGTCGGCTTCGTCCGCGGCCTCGGCGAGCGTGTCCACGTTGAACGCCAGAATCGTCCGGTGTTTCGGCTCGTCGGCGGTCGTCGCAAAGCGAATATCGCGCGGAGCGACGTCGCCGACTTCCGCACGCATGACGGGAATCTCTTGCTCTTCGAGCGTGCTCACGATGGCTTCGAGGCTTCCGAGGGTATCGGCTTTCACCGTGATTCCCTCCTCCTGCGTCCCGACTTCGACCTCCGCCAATTCGGCTTGTACCTCGGCGATGACGTCGTCGATTTCACGGTCACGGACGACCCTGACCGGTGCTCCGGCCATCGCGTCGTCGAGGTCGGGTGCGGCGATTTTCACACCCGATGCCGCCGCGATGGAATCGACCTTCTCGAATCTGTCCTCGGTTCGGATTTCGGCGAGCGGTCGCGGCTTCAACAAGGCACGAACGTCCGTCACGATGGGTTCGTTCTTCCCACCGACGACGATGGTTTCGTCGGCGTGGATAGTACCGTCGTACAAGACCACGTCGATGGTGGTCCCGAACCCTTTCTCTTCCTTGACTTCGAGGACGGTTCCGGCACCCGGTCCGCCCACGTCGATTTCCATGTCCTCGCGCATGTAGCGCTGGGCCAGCCCCATCAACACCGTGAGTACGTCCGGGACGCCTTCGCCCGTTTCCGCA is a window from the Haladaptatus sp. R4 genome containing:
- a CDS encoding DUF92 domain-containing protein, which gives rise to MTSSIRRAAAFAGVATLSLAASVLVAAVAALFAAIGAVALVLDEGTLFDLFARPSDRNEGRLRGLAAFSFATAALAMLVMLVGLPTSVFVAAVCLLAYGNLTEQVVRTRSSATIAATAGFTTGGFVAAVFAQMIVRGIQGNPIGPKVPELVFLAASGALLAGLLRSVLFERDDPVVMFSVAVLLWLFTDLTMTVTKWDIILAIAITVGFGYVSWALDTASVTGMLTGILLALLTIVLGGYPWFAVLISFFALGGLSTKFKYEQKRKNGVAEANEGARGGGNVLGNAAVALVAVLAFAASDWLPVTKSVFLYAFAGSIAAAMSDTLSSEIGGVFDNPRLITTWRRVDPGTDGGVTWQGELAGATGSCIVALIAVSLFGSIGPLGGGVIALAGIGGMTVDSLLGATVEGEGLGNQSVNFLATLAGGLIGAGLALAVGLAT
- a CDS encoding undecaprenyl diphosphate synthase family protein; translation: MGLYDQYLTARVRRQNADPPSDIAVVITERDLLEQGAYETLESFLQWAFDYGAERITVYVSVLDSGAVPTLQRELENVRAPREIAVRGPEDLTPADAPIQVSIGLGGKHEFAEAVRAVAEDVEAGTVSADEVGEEEIESRLVFPADPDLVIKTGAERLSDFMIWQSVYSELYFTDVNWRDFRKRDYLRAILDYKNRQRRFGR
- the uppS gene encoding polyprenyl diphosphate synthase encodes the protein MLTRLRRQLETAYERQLQRSVSGAPTHVAVIQDGNRRYASKQGDEASDGHREGAKTTERVLDWCDDIGVEELTLYTFSTENFERPEQENESLFDLLEDKLYEFADAERVHDSGVCIRAIGDVPRLPERVREAIDYAERRTGEYDNFVLNIALAYGGRNELLRAARDVAHEVESGTLDPDDISVETIESRLYDRPLRDVDLIIRTGGDERTSNFLPWHANGNEAAVFFCTPYWPEFSKIDFLRAVRTYESREQSFRQAKVQRALALVRAVGGVELDEARSVLRKFKEYVPDSVSMEEIESGEERRTTE
- a CDS encoding cold-shock protein, with translation MAKGTVDFFNDTGGYGFIDTEDSDEDVFFHMEDVGGPDLEEGQEVEFDIEQADKGPRATNVQRL
- a CDS encoding DUF5778 family protein, producing MDSAIDDDLYQRTLKLLEPGEIQLNGAIVHTDLGSDEDIEMHQASVDIGDVIAEHAGHDPRDTYVYSGTDDTDFASNQHQGLTLDGEEFVWECQQLLRNGTFDMVFYYEASADQEAILAGIRNLGFEVTGVEG
- the hemA gene encoding glutamyl-tRNA reductase — translated: MTPSTGVISGIRISHDRASLDDVAAACHDDQQDTVAALAAQSEVSEAFVLQTCNRFEAYVVTGAPATGRAVLADFVPGVNEMAVEMSHEESLRHLLRVAAGLESLVLGEDQIIGQVRDAYTSAQTIGAVGPTLEEALTKALHVGERARTETAINEGVVSVGSAAVALATDQSGLDDATALVVGAGEMGTIAAHAFADSDVETLIVANRSIERAETVAEAVNLTDTRAVGLDALPACLSHADVVVTATGSDGHVLDATLLDDCGETLVVDIAQPRDVSPAVSALDGITVHDMQALESVTDETRARRRAAAESVEAMVDREFENLLEQYKRKRADEVIAGMYEGAERVKERELQTALSRLEAKGLDEEQRAIVESMADALISQMLAPPTKSLRDAAANDDWTTINTALQLFDPEFRDEAPAFVTEHLESTADD
- a CDS encoding 4a-hydroxytetrahydrobiopterin dehydratase, whose amino-acid sequence is MASLLSDDEVENRKPSDWERDGDEIVRTYEFDDYLDGVAFASEVGEVAEEEFHHPEMIIGYKEVEVRLTSHEEGGITDQDVEMAERFDDLR
- the lwrS gene encoding LWR-salt protein, which codes for MDARYVFAVRFRLEPDVSGVSLEPQEFETRLFRRADPPGEDGWRFFRDNLWRGDVGDERYFRKLTSEALGVPVTSVEYRAFETDEEYYDALKAEIAADLATFKADSVSEVISKYLGSSVEVER
- a CDS encoding pyruvoyl-dependent arginine decarboxylase gives rise to the protein MSTIRVVWGTASGPTKMSSYDAALAEANVHNYNLVSVSSVIPADTPVEAVGTAPDLGPAGNRLTVVEARATRPGPGHVSAGLGWSESDGAGLFYEASGDTDATEIEERVRAGLEAGRALRDWEFSNETTKVVTADAESGTYVTAVVLAVYGRSEPIC
- a CDS encoding DUF5811 family protein, producing MNGNTPYAGIPDVTQAGQRASVDVEELTPKQRRLLRDSVSDIATLTRKYLPEEYIIGSQVTNSMTGPQASVSVQPPVGHIVSAGFEPERDELDDEELIGEEERDEVARGLAASAALQVKQAIEDQVTPTAR
- the infB gene encoding translation initiation factor IF-2 translates to MSDTDTHETETQSLRTPIVAVLGHVDHGKTSLLDKIRGSTVIEGEAGAITQHIGATAVPLDVVSKVAGKLVNPDDFDLPGLLFIDTPGHHSFTTLRSRGGALADIAILVVDVNDGFQPQTEEAINILKQSQTPFVVAANKIDTTPGWNPQTDAPVQQTYEAQSDRARSTLDGSLYELIGELSDAGFSADLYWRVQNFQNNIGVVPVSAETGEGVPDVLTVLMGLAQRYMREDMEIDVGGPGAGTVLEVKEEKGFGTTIDVVLYDGTIHADETIVVGGKNEPIVTDVRALLKPRPLAEIRTEDRFEKVDSIAAASGVKIAAPDLDDAMAGAPVRVVRDREIDDVIAEVQAELAEVEVGTQEEGITVKADTLGSLEAIVSTLEEQEIPVMRAEVGDVAPRDIRFATTADEPKHRTILAFNVDTLAEAADEADQRDVRMFDSDVIYQLIEEYEEYVDEMERAQQQTVLDNITRPARFRILEDHVFRQNDPAVVGVEVMSGTVRNNSFVAKFEANEPKRVGSIKGIQEQGEDVDEARAGSRVSVAIDGPTVGRQIDEGDELWIELPEKHAKILEQELSDDIPADELEALQMYLDKQRKRDPFWGK